A single genomic interval of Mustelus asterias chromosome 13, sMusAst1.hap1.1, whole genome shotgun sequence harbors:
- the LOC144503105 gene encoding tubulin beta chain-like yields MREIVHIQAGQCGNQIGAKFWEVISDEHGIDPTGTYRGESDLQLERINVYYNEATGGKFVPRAILVDLEPSTMDSVRSGPFGHLFRPDNFVFGRSGASNNWAKGHYTEGAELADSVMDVVRKEAEGCDCLQGFQITHSLGGGTGAGMGTLILNKIREEYPDRMMLSFSIIPSPKVSDTVVEPYNATLSIHQLIEDTDETFCIDNEALHDICFRTLKLTSPSYGDLNHLISATMSGVTTCLRFPGQLNADLRKLAVNMVPFPRLHFFVPGFAPLTSRGSQPYRALTVPELTKQMFDAKNMMAACDPRHGRYLTVAAIFRGRMSMKEVDEQMLNIQNKNSPYFVEWIPNNVKTAVCDIPPRGLRMAATFIGNTTAIQELFKRIGEQFSAMFRRKAFLHWYTGEGMDEIEFNDAEADMLDLIAEYQYYQDVPVNDGAHYIVEEVDDDEP; encoded by the exons ATGCGGGAGATTGTGCACATCCAAGCCGGCCAGTGCGGGAACCAGATTGGGGCCAAG TTCTGGGAAGTCATCAGTGATGAACATGGTATTGACCCTACGGGAACCTACCGTGGAGAGAGTGATCTTCAACTGGAGAGGATCAATGTCTACTACAATGAGGCCACAG GTGGTAAGTTTGTGCCTCGTGCTATCCTTGTGGACCTGGAACCTAGTACGATGGACTCTGTTCGTTCTGGACCCTTTGGACACCTCTTCAGACCAGATAACTTTGTGTTCG GGCGTAGCGGTGCCTCGAACAACTGGGCCAAAGGCCACTACACTGAAGGAGCTGAATTGGCTGACTCCGTTATGGATGTGGTGAGGAAGGAGGCTGAAGGATGTGATTGCCTCCAGGGATTCcaaatcactcactcactgggtggTGGTACTGGTGCTGGCATGGGTACCCTCATCCTGAACAAGATCCGTGAAGAATACCCTGACAGAATGATGCTATCTTTCAGTATTATTCCTTCACCCAAAGTATCGGACACTGTGGTAGAACCTTATAACGCCACCCTGTCTATTCACCAACTTATAGAGGATACAGATGAGACCTTCTGTATTGACAATGAGGCTCTCCACGACATTTGTTTCCGAACCCTCAAACTGACATCTCCCAGTTATGGTGACCTGAACCACTTGATATCAGCCACCATGAGTGGTGTAACAACCTGTCTGCGATTCCCTGGTCAGCTGAATGCTGACCTGCGTAAACTAGCAGTGAACATGGTCCCCTTCCCCCGTCTACATTTTTTTGTGCCAGGCTTTGCTCCTCTGACCAGCCGTGGTAGCCAACCATACCGTGCCCTCACCGTGCCCGAGCTCACCAAGCAGATGTTTGACGCCAAGAACATGATGGCTGCCTGTGACCCTCGCCATGGCCGCTACCTGACCGTTGCTGCCATTTTCCGAGGCCGCATGTCCATGAAAGAGGTGGATGAGCAGATGTTGAATATACAGAACAAAAACAGCCCCTATTTTGTGGAGTGGATCCCCAATAACGTCAAGACGGCTGTCTGTGACATCCCACCTCGAGGTCTCAGAATGGCAGCCACCTTCATTGGCAACACAACGGCTATCCAGGAGCTATTCAAGCGCATCGGTGAGCAGTTTTCTGCAATGTTCCGCAGGAAGGCCTTCTTGCATTGGTACACTGGTGAGGGCATGGATGAGATAGAGTTTAATGATGCTGAAGCTGACATGCTTGACCTGATAGCAGAGTACCAGTACTACCAGGACGTTCCAGTCAATGATGGGGCTCACTATATTGTTGAGGAAGTTGATGATGATGAGCCCTGA